Below is a window of Mycolicibacterium rhodesiae NBB3 DNA.
ATCGTCACCACGCCGTCGGAATCCCTGATGGGAACCGAGATGGTCGCAATCTGATGCTCGTCGCCACTGCACAGTTCGTCGGGCAGATAGTCGACGAGCGCCAGATCTGCGAACGCCCCGGCCAACCGCGAAGTGATCTCGTCGGGCTCACCGTCGGCGGCCAGCGCGCGCAGCGCCAGGTAGACCCGAACGTATTCGCGGCTGAGCCGTTCGACGACATAGCCGCGTTCGCGCACCTGCGCGAGCACAGCAATCAGTCGCCTGCGCAGCTCGACCGAGGGTTCACCGATCCCGGCGAGCCACTCCTTGATCGCCTGCTCCCCTGCCCACGCCACGTAGTCGCGCCCGAACGGGGCCACCAGCGGCATGCGCAAACCGGCCGTCACGCGTGGGGCGGTCAGCGAGTGCCCGACCGAGTCCGTCACGATGAGCGTCGCACCCTCGCGCCGCGCCAAGAACACCTGCGCGCCAACAGCTTCCGATAGACCGTCCAAGAACGAACGGAACTCCCTGTCGTGCGTCGGTCGGGCCAGTGCGCCGATGGCCGGACCCCACGAGTAGCTGGCCGACGATTCGTGCCGGACGACCCAGCGGTGTGCAGCGAGAGTGGCCAGGATGGCATGTCCGGTGGCGCGACTGATGCCGAGACGGCGGGAGATCTCCGCGAGCGAGAAGCTGCGCTCCGGGTCGCCGCCCAGTAGGTGCATCACCGCGACGACGCGATCGGTCGGCGGGGACGGCACTTGACGGTCTTCGCCTCCGGCGTCTACCTTCAGCGTCACAATATCGAACGGTATGTCGAATATTCGAATAGCGCAACGACGATCCGAGGACCGGTATGGGCGCTGCTGAGCTCAGCTTCGACGATTTGACTGCTCCGCGCCTCAGCGATGTTCAGCGGCAGATTCTGCAGCACACCGAACGTCGTCAGGTCGACCTGGATGTCGAGCAGATGGCCGCCGAGGCCGTCGCCGAGGCGGGTGTGGACGATTTCGCCGCCGATGACGGGTTCTGGGATCGCGTCGCCGCCTATGTCGGGGCGATCGAGAGTGACGACGGCCTCACACAGTTGATCCGGGGAACGCTTCGGCAACGCGTCGTGCGGCTACTGCGTAACCGCTTGTCGTTGACAGAACTGCTCAAGCGTCACCCGGAGATCGAGTCGATTCCGATCGAGAAGCCGTTCATCGTGGTGGGGATGCCGCGCTCGGGGACGACGCATCTGGTCAACCTCCTGGCCGCCGATCCTCGGCGTCGAGCGCTGCCGTACTGGGAAAGTCAAGAACCCCTGCCCATTCCGGGCCAGGGCCCCGACGTTCACGGCGTCGACCCGCGGTACACGCGCGCAAAGAACGAGCACGACGCAATGATGGTCAGCGCACCGGCGACCGCGGCCATGCACGACCGCTTCCCCGAGGCCATCGAGGAAGAGGTCGAGATCCTCGACCTGGACTTCGCCGCATACGTGCTGGAATGGCATGCCCGCGTACCGGGTTGGCGGGACTTCTACCTCGGACTCGACCAAACCCGGCATTACGGGTACATGAAGAAGGTTTTGCAGGCGTTGA
It encodes the following:
- a CDS encoding helix-turn-helix domain-containing protein; translated protein: MTLKVDAGGEDRQVPSPPTDRVVAVMHLLGGDPERSFSLAEISRRLGISRATGHAILATLAAHRWVVRHESSASYSWGPAIGALARPTHDREFRSFLDGLSEAVGAQVFLARREGATLIVTDSVGHSLTAPRVTAGLRMPLVAPFGRDYVAWAGEQAIKEWLAGIGEPSVELRRRLIAVLAQVRERGYVVERLSREYVRVYLALRALAADGEPDEITSRLAGAFADLALVDYLPDELCSGDEHQIATISVPIRDSDGVVTMSVTAAPFRGLSTEEIRVIGAAVRDVARQIEECD
- a CDS encoding sulfotransferase family protein — its product is MGAAELSFDDLTAPRLSDVQRQILQHTERRQVDLDVEQMAAEAVAEAGVDDFAADDGFWDRVAAYVGAIESDDGLTQLIRGTLRQRVVRLLRNRLSLTELLKRHPEIESIPIEKPFIVVGMPRSGTTHLVNLLAADPRRRALPYWESQEPLPIPGQGPDVHGVDPRYTRAKNEHDAMMVSAPATAAMHDRFPEAIEEEVEILDLDFAAYVLEWHARVPGWRDFYLGLDQTRHYGYMKKVLQALTFLRGPRTWVLKSPQHCEQLGPLMATFPDATVAFTHRDPVAVIQSTITMMAYSDRLRRRTIEPQWLLDYWADRVERLLRGCVRDRALVPADRSVDIGFHHLNGHELDLLDDLYARAGVELTSKVRRAFQGYLDGNPRGKHGSVRYELQRHFGVSPDELRSQFAFYFERFDVRPEGH